The Pseudomonas putida nucleotide sequence GGGTGCGCTTCGCCCTGGGCTTCATGTGGCTGACGTTGATCGTTGCCGAGACCATTTCGGCCAATGCCGGCATCGGTTACCTGGCCATGAATGCGCGTGAATTCCTGCAAACCGACGTAGTGGTGCTGGCCATCGTCCTGTACGCCGTGCTCGGCAAGCTCGCCGACCTCGCCGCCCGCGGCCTGGAACGGGTGTGGCTGCGCTGGCACCCGGCCTACCAGGTGGCGAAGAAGGAGGGCGCATGACCGTGCTCAAGGAACAGCCGCCACGCCTGCTGCGTGGCATCCCGCTGGCCGCCAACGGCCTGCGCAAGGCCTTCGGTCAGCGTGACGTGTTGAAGGGTATCGACCTGCATATCCCGGCCGGTCAGTTCGTCGCCATCGTCGGTCGCAGTGGTTGCGGCAAGAGCACCTTGCTGCGCCTGCTGGCCGGGCTCGACCAGCCGAGCGCCGGTGAGTTGCTGGCCGGTGCCGCACCGCTGAGCGAGGCCCGCGAGGAAACCCGCCTGATGTTCCAGGACGCGCGCCTGCTGCCCTGGAAGAAGGTGATCGACAACGTCGGCCTGGGCCTGCGCGGTGATTGGCGCCAGCGTGCGCTGGATGCCCTGGAGGCAGTTGGCCTGGCTGATCGCGCCAACGAGTGGCCGGCGGCGTTGTCCGGTGGCCAGAAGCAGCGCGTGGCCCTGGCCCGCGCCTTGATCCACCAACCGCGCCTGCTGTTGCTGGATGAGCCGCTGGGCGCGCTGGATGCGCTGACCCGCATCGAGATGCAGCAACTGATCGAACGCCTGTGGCGTCAGCACGGCTTCACCGTCCTGCTGGTGACCCACGACGTCAACGAGGCGGTGGCCGTCGCAGATCGGGTGATCCTGATCGAGGACGGCGAAGTCGGCCTGGACCTCAACGTCGAACTGGCTCGGCCCAGGGCGCGTGGTTCGCACCGCTTGGCCGCGCTGGAAAGCGAAGTTCTCAACCGTGTTCTGTCGGCCCCGGGCACTGCGCCCGAGCCGGACCCTGTAGCCCCTTTGCCTACGCAACTGCGTTGGGCGCACTGAAGCCAAAGAGAAGGAATCAAGCCATGACCATCAAAGCCATCAACGTCCGCAACCAGTTCAAAGGCACTGTGAAAGAAATCCTCGAAGGCCCGGTATTGTCGGAAATCGACGTGCAGACGGCCTCGGGTATCGTCACTTCGGTGATTACTACCCGCTCTGTGAAAGAGCTGGAACTGCAGGTGGGCAGTGAAGTGATCGCCTTTGTGAAATCGACCGAAGTATCCATCGCCAAGCTGTGATTGTGACTGCCTTGGGACCGCTGGGCGGTCCTTCGCGGGCTTGTCCCGCGAAGGGCTCAAGCTGAACGTTTGGCCAGGAAAGGC carries:
- a CDS encoding TOBE domain-containing protein, with the protein product MTIKAINVRNQFKGTVKEILEGPVLSEIDVQTASGIVTSVITTRSVKELELQVGSEVIAFVKSTEVSIAKL
- the ssuB gene encoding aliphatic sulfonates ABC transporter ATP-binding protein, whose product is MTVLKEQPPRLLRGIPLAANGLRKAFGQRDVLKGIDLHIPAGQFVAIVGRSGCGKSTLLRLLAGLDQPSAGELLAGAAPLSEAREETRLMFQDARLLPWKKVIDNVGLGLRGDWRQRALDALEAVGLADRANEWPAALSGGQKQRVALARALIHQPRLLLLDEPLGALDALTRIEMQQLIERLWRQHGFTVLLVTHDVNEAVAVADRVILIEDGEVGLDLNVELARPRARGSHRLAALESEVLNRVLSAPGTAPEPDPVAPLPTQLRWAH